The nucleotide window atgtaggttacttggccagtcaatgtaatgacaggaaagattaagtagataactccctaattcccacggtattagggagctatctactaaaaggctgaaagacctaaattggtccccCCACTCGCGAGTAAAACTAAAGGGgggcctgagcggtgggtggggccctaatgtaaaataatgggggggacctattgtcctccccccgggcccccacccctgagcggcgggtgcgggccctaaatcagaataaaggggggggacctaatgtcctcccccctgacccccacccctgagcggtgggtgggggccctaatgtaaaataatggggggacctattgtcctccccccggacccccacccctaagtggtgggtgggggccctaaatcagaataaggggggacctaatgtcctcccccctggccaccacccctgagcggtgggtcgggaccctacagtaaaataaggggggaaccctaatgtcctctcccctggcccccactcctgataggtgggtgggggccctaaatactaatttagggggccctaaatactaagtaaggacctaatgtcctcccccctggaccccacccctgagcggcgggtgggggctctaaattggaataagggggggacctaatgtcctcccccctggcccccacccctgagtggcgggtgggggccctaaattggaatagggggggacctagtgtcctccccctggcccccacccctcagtggcgggtgggggccctaaaaaaaattttgcccttcccaggtgactaggggtccctaatcccctagtcacaccctcccccccaataaaaattatccccctacctacccccgtcaccctaaaaataatgaggggggacctttaactaagtacctgtaaaaaaaaacaaaaaacttaccattcaatgttttctttcttctaaaatcttcttttttcagccccaaaaaaggcaaaataaaaaaacataataaccaacgcaattataaaaaataaaataaaaaaaaataatcataactctctggtggatttcaaaccaaccaatcagagtgctgtgacaggtaaatatagagacttacctgtcagtctcttcatttacctgtcagagcactctgattggatggcttaaacccaccaatcagagtgctccgagcctaattgcagggtggggcacggagccctccatgggtgaagatggattatttttaaaaaaatttttttaattgtgtcagttattatggttttttacactaggtccccccctttattccaatttagggcccccacacgccgattaggggtgggggccaaaggggaggacattaggtccacccccttattagtatttagggccccctcccgccgctcaggggtgggggccagaggggaggaccttaggtcccccccttattagtgttcagggaccccacccaccgctgaggggtgggggtcagCGGGGAGGACACTAGCCACCCCCCTTTATTCTTGTTTAggatccccacccaccgctcaggggtgggggccagggaggaggacattaggtcccctcccttattccaatccagtgcccccacccgccgctcaggggtgggggccagggggaggacataaggtccccccttattagtatatagggcccccatccgccactcaggggtgggggccaggggggaggacattaggtcccccccttattagtaattTGGGCccacacccgctgctcaggggtgggggccaggggggaggacaataggtccccccacatttttttttaacagtgagcagtcacaggctgctcactgtttactagacatgcccctactcgcggtatagcgagtaggggcaacatttactaatactaagtaatttttacttagtattagtaaatttgactgaaataccaatttaggtctttcagccttttggtagataactccctaataccatgggaattaagtagttatctaccaagcggctgcaagagaagtcccgaggtgccgaagtcccgaaattcctaaatgccgaaattccgaagtgtcgaagtgttgaagtgctgaagttgccgaatttctgaagtgccgaagtgccgaagtgccgaagtgccgaagttcggaattgctgaagttccgaagttgccgaatttccgaagtgccgaagtgctgaagtgccaaagttccaaagttgccgaagttccgaagttttgAAGTGACGAATTGcctaagtcccgaattgcgacaATCCCGAATTTCTGAATgccaaaccgaaaattttccccatgcacatgcctacactTTAATGGTTTGTCCAGCAGTGATGTGTTTAAGTACTGGCATTGTTACAGTTATAACATGCTTTTCTTTGTGGAGTTGTGCTTTAACTGTGTCTTCGTTAACTTGTTGTGGCAGATTTAAGTGTAGCTGGTATCTTCCAGGTACTTCAAACATCAAGTCATCCTTGGAGACACTCAGCTCACACTCTGCGACAGAATGGACATTCTTCAGGTCAATTTTTAGAGTCAGCATTGTGGGATGCCCATCCTTCATCACACAGAGGTCATGCTTAGGAGAAATAAGCAAGCCTTCCTCCTGTATCTCGCTGCTGGAGATCTCTTCGATCAAACTTGCTCTGCCGTTTCTGGGAGTCTCCTTTGTAGTTAAACTTATAGATGGGTTATTCTCCTGCTCTTCACCTTTAATAGCCATGCTTTTTAGCTGTTCTAGCAACAAATCATTCACTTTTGTTGAGTCTTCCATCTTGATGTCAGCTTGTTTCTTTATcccttgcagactctctctcATCCTTTTAACTTTTCCCTTGAGTTTGAATGGAGCGAGGCGGTACGCATGGCAAAGGGTGACTTTGTATTTCTCCTCAATGTATTTCATTGCCAGGCGGATCACTTGATCAGATTCTATTGGATCCTTCTCAGCTTTCTTTAGCACCGCAGGATTATATGCAATGTCAGTGACCGCTCCTTCAGACACATTTTCAAGTCTTCCTGCACCCAGTGGCACAGGATGTGCCTCAGACTGAGGAACTGGAACCCTGCTCCAACTGCAAATGTTGATGAACAAAACCTTCACCTCTGGATCCAATATTTTGGTTTGAAGACAGAGATGCAGCTCTGGTGGGGCCATGGAATCCTTTCCCTCTTTCATGTGCCTCTGTATAAACTTCTGGTAACTCTCAGGGCTGTTTTCAGCCATGTCATCCAGCATGTTAGC belongs to Pelobates fuscus isolate aPelFus1 chromosome 7, aPelFus1.pri, whole genome shotgun sequence and includes:
- the LOC134569250 gene encoding PIH1 domain-containing protein 2-like, encoding MLDDMAENSPESYQKFIQRHMKEGKDSMAPPELHLCLQTKILDPEVKVLFINICSWSRVPVPQSEAHPVPLGAGRLENVSEGAVTDIAYNPAVLKKAEKDPIESDQVIRLAMKYIEEKYKVTLCHAYRLAPFKLKGKVKRMRESLQGIKKQADIKMEDSTKVNDLLLEQLKSMAIKGEEQENNPSISLTTKETPRNGRASLIEEISSSEIQEEGLLISPKHDLCVMKDGHPTMLTLKIDLKNVHSVAECELSVSKDDLMFEVPGRYQLHLNLPQQVNEDTVKAQLHKEKHVITVTMPVLKHITAGQTIKV